GTTTAGCCAAACAGCCGTGTCGATGCAGTGAGCCAGCAGGTCGCCGGTCACTCCCGAACCCGCTGCTTTCGCATCGAGTCGCCACAACGCGGCACCGCCCTGAGGCAGGTCTTCGTTGATGGTCCAGTCCTGCAGAAAGTTGGCTCGGTAGTGGAAGATGCGACCAAGGCGACCTTCGTCGATCAACTGCTTCGCCAGACTCACTGCCGGAACGCGACGATAGTTGTACCAGACGGTGTTGGCAACGCCCGCCTTTTCAACGGCGGCAATCATGCGTTCGCCTTCTTCGGGATTCAGTGCCAGCGGTTTTTCGCACAGAATCATCTTGCCCGCTTCGGCCGCGGCGATTGCGATTTCCGCGTGTGAATTGTTCGGCGTGCAGATGTCCACGGCGTCGATATCATCCCGAGCAATCAGCTTGCGCCAGTCGGTTTCGATGCTTTCGTACTGCCACTGATCGGCAAACTCCTGAGTCTTTTCCGCCGTTCGTCCACAGACCGCCTTCAGCACCGGACGGTAGGCAAGTTCCGGAAAGAAATCATTGACTCGCTTGTAGCCGTTGCTGTGAGTTCGGCCCATGAAGCCATAGCCGATGAGTCCGATGTTGAGAGGTTTTTGGTTTGGCATGGGTTCTGCAAAAACAAGGTGAAAGAAATAAGTCGATTAACGTGACCAGTTGGAAGAATCGGTGGATGAATGCACCAATTCGACGATTTCAATCGTAGCAGGTTCGATGATTCGGAAGAGGATGAAGTAAGGAAAACGGGAGAGTGGTGCCAGACTCACTGGTCCTTCGAATCTTTGAAACGACGTTGGCATTGCCTGTATCGATTGCAGTCGGTGCGAAACTGCAGCCCGCAATGCATCTGTCATTTCGGGTGCGTTCGTGTCGTACCAAGCTGTCGCTGCTTCCAGTGTCAGAGGGAACAGTGGCGTAAATCGGAGAGTCCAGATCGGCTCAACCACGTTGTTTCAGTCTTTCGGCGCGGAGGCGGTCTACTTCGGCCCACATCTGTTCTTCGGTGAGCGATCGTTCGGGATGGGCGTCCATTTCCGCCATCGATTCCTTCGCTCGACGCCA
This DNA window, taken from Fuerstiella marisgermanici, encodes the following:
- a CDS encoding Gfo/Idh/MocA family protein, which translates into the protein MPNQKPLNIGLIGYGFMGRTHSNGYKRVNDFFPELAYRPVLKAVCGRTAEKTQEFADQWQYESIETDWRKLIARDDIDAVDICTPNNSHAEIAIAAAEAGKMILCEKPLALNPEEGERMIAAVEKAGVANTVWYNYRRVPAVSLAKQLIDEGRLGRIFHYRANFLQDWTINEDLPQGGAALWRLDAKAAGSGVTGDLLAHCIDTAVWLNGSITDVSAMTETFVKERMHNETGKMEPVTIDDACAFLCHFGNGSLGLFESTRYARGHKALYTFEINGEHASIRWDLHDLHRLEYFDHADDSIVRGWRSVHCTDGDMPYMDKWWVPGLQIGYEHTFVHQVADFLKSVETGEPCNPTFRDAQETQQVCDAVLESARTRQWKNVG